In Labilithrix sp., a genomic segment contains:
- the ttcA gene encoding tRNA 2-thiocytidine(32) synthetase TtcA: MDVERRLSRGISRAIADFGMIADGDRVMVCVSGGKDSYTMLHLLRELTRKAPVDFSLLVVNVDQGHPGYPADRLRGYMRDESYDFRMIAEDTYSIVTEKIPAGKTYCSLCSRLRRGILYRLAKEYGATKIALGHHRDDILQTLFLNLFFAGSLAAMPPKLVSEEGHVVIRPLAYCAEEDIAAYAREKAFPILPCDLCGSQDNLQRKIVGSLLNDLEAKHPGIKNVMLAALQNVRPSQLLDKDLWKTLGLEAAREVTSLVPPARLVRVAAE; encoded by the coding sequence ATGGACGTCGAGCGACGGCTCAGTCGCGGCATCTCCCGCGCGATCGCCGATTTCGGCATGATCGCCGACGGCGATCGCGTCATGGTCTGCGTGAGCGGCGGCAAGGACAGCTACACGATGCTGCACCTGCTCCGCGAGCTCACGCGGAAGGCGCCGGTCGACTTCTCGCTCCTCGTCGTCAACGTCGACCAGGGCCATCCGGGCTACCCCGCCGATCGCCTCCGCGGCTACATGCGCGACGAGAGCTACGACTTCCGCATGATCGCGGAGGACACGTACTCGATCGTCACCGAGAAGATCCCGGCCGGGAAGACGTACTGCTCGCTCTGCTCACGGCTCCGGCGCGGCATCCTCTACCGCCTCGCGAAGGAGTACGGCGCGACGAAGATCGCGCTCGGCCATCATCGCGACGACATCCTGCAGACGCTGTTCCTGAACCTGTTTTTCGCCGGCTCGCTCGCGGCGATGCCGCCGAAGCTCGTCTCGGAGGAGGGGCACGTCGTCATCCGGCCGCTCGCCTACTGCGCGGAGGAGGACATCGCGGCGTACGCGCGCGAGAAGGCGTTCCCGATCCTGCCGTGCGATCTGTGCGGCTCGCAGGACAACCTCCAAAGGAAGATCGTCGGCTCGTTGTTGAACGATCTCGAAGCGAAGCACCCTGGGATCAAGAACGTGATGCTCGCCGCGCTCCAGAACGTCCGTCCGAGCCAGCTCCTCGACAAGGACCTCTGGAAGACGCTCGGCCTCGAGGCGGCGCGGGAGGTCACCTCGCTCGTCCCGCCCGCACGCCTCGTGAGGGTCGCCGCGGAATGA
- a CDS encoding leucyl aminopeptidase, whose protein sequence is MPLKISVRSVLPSRETGDLMVVGTPLLGGRPKKNERSPLDGFDRALGGALGKLIKKEEFKGKKDQQISLSTLGKVKADRLVVIGLGDVAKLGPADLRTFAAKAARAANADKAKRLVLGVPAGLEHRLREIAEGLELGAYRFNKYMTGDRRPKAELGQVTICLGGETPKNAKQQVDLGQTVANGVNLSRDLSNEPPNVIYPETLAEAAKVAAKEAGISVQVFDYKEIQKRGMKLLQAVGQGSDHKPCLVHFTYKPANPKRRIAIVGKGITFDSGGLSIKPAAGMGEMKHDMSGAANVVGLMSIVGRLKPDVEVHGILAAAENMPDGGSYRPGDVWGSLDGKSVEIVNTDAEGRLILADALAYARALEPDLIVDNATLTGACVVALGNGCSGWYSNNEATAEEFQTAIKDSGEQMWRMPLVEDLKDQLKSDSADLKHTGDRWGGSISAALFLREFIGNTRNWVHCDIAGPAMGDRVRGWDPKGGTGHGILTFLALIDRASNAAVVPTSPSAPAPTPAPAPSAPSLAKAAPRPAAKKSAPTKPRSEPLPAPTKPRQTRARGRKTF, encoded by the coding sequence TCGTCGGCACGCCTCTCCTCGGAGGCCGTCCCAAGAAAAACGAGCGGTCGCCGCTCGACGGGTTCGATCGCGCGCTCGGGGGCGCGCTCGGCAAGCTCATCAAGAAGGAAGAGTTCAAGGGGAAGAAGGATCAGCAGATCTCCCTCTCGACCCTCGGCAAGGTGAAGGCCGATCGCCTGGTCGTCATCGGCCTCGGCGACGTCGCGAAGCTCGGCCCCGCCGACCTCCGCACGTTCGCGGCGAAGGCGGCGCGCGCGGCGAACGCGGACAAGGCGAAGCGCCTCGTCCTCGGCGTGCCCGCCGGCCTCGAGCACCGCCTCCGCGAGATCGCGGAGGGCCTCGAGCTCGGCGCGTACCGCTTCAACAAGTACATGACCGGCGATCGCCGGCCCAAGGCCGAGCTCGGTCAGGTCACGATCTGTCTCGGGGGCGAGACGCCGAAGAACGCGAAGCAGCAGGTCGACCTCGGGCAGACGGTCGCGAACGGCGTGAACCTCTCGCGCGATCTCTCGAACGAGCCGCCGAACGTCATCTACCCGGAGACGCTCGCCGAGGCGGCCAAGGTCGCCGCGAAGGAAGCCGGCATCAGCGTGCAGGTGTTCGACTACAAGGAGATCCAGAAGCGCGGGATGAAGCTGCTCCAGGCGGTGGGGCAGGGCAGCGACCACAAGCCGTGCCTCGTGCACTTCACCTACAAGCCGGCGAACCCGAAGCGCCGCATCGCGATCGTGGGCAAGGGCATCACGTTCGACTCGGGCGGCCTCTCGATCAAGCCCGCGGCGGGCATGGGCGAGATGAAGCACGACATGAGCGGCGCGGCGAACGTCGTCGGCCTCATGTCCATCGTCGGCCGCCTCAAGCCGGACGTCGAGGTGCACGGCATCCTCGCGGCGGCGGAGAACATGCCGGACGGCGGCTCCTATCGCCCCGGCGACGTGTGGGGCTCGCTGGACGGGAAAAGTGTCGAAATCGTCAACACCGACGCCGAGGGCCGCCTCATCCTCGCCGACGCGCTCGCCTACGCGCGCGCGCTCGAGCCGGACCTCATCGTCGACAACGCGACGCTCACCGGCGCGTGCGTCGTCGCGCTCGGCAACGGCTGCTCGGGCTGGTACTCGAACAACGAGGCGACGGCGGAGGAGTTCCAGACCGCGATCAAGGACTCGGGCGAGCAGATGTGGCGCATGCCGCTCGTGGAGGACCTGAAGGATCAGCTGAAGAGCGACAGCGCCGACCTGAAGCACACCGGCGATCGCTGGGGCGGGTCGATCAGCGCGGCGCTCTTCCTCCGCGAGTTCATCGGCAACACGCGGAACTGGGTCCACTGCGACATCGCCGGCCCGGCGATGGGCGACCGCGTGCGCGGCTGGGACCCCAAGGGCGGCACCGGCCACGGCATCCTCACGTTCCTCGCGCTCATCGATCGCGCGAGCAACGCGGCGGTGGTCCCGACGTCTCCGTCGGCACCGGCTCCGACGCCTGCGCCTGCTCCGTCGGCGCCGTCGCTCGCGAAGGCCGCTCCGCGCCCCGCAGCCAAGAAGTCCGCGCCGACCAAGCCGCGCTCGGAACCCCTCCCCGCGCCAACAAAGCCGCGTCAAACGCGAGCACGCGGCAGAAAAACGTTCTGA